The sequence below is a genomic window from Salinispira pacifica.
CCGGGGTGAAAACATGACCGTGGTGTTCATTAACAACGCCATTTACGGGATGACCGGCGGACAGATGGCTCCCACCACGCTGCAGGGTCAGAAGACGGCCACAACCCCCCGGGGCCGGGACCTTCTCAATGACGGTGCTCCCATAGGCATGGCAGAAGTGATGGATGCGATCAAGACGCCGGTGTTCATCGAGCGGGTATCGGTGGCGGATTACAAACATATCAGAAAAACCCGGAAGGCTCTTCAAAAAGGGCTTCAGAATCAGATAGACAAGAAAGGATTTTCTTTTATCGAAATACTCTCTCCCTGTCCCATCAACTGGAAGATGGGGGCGGTTGAAGCCAGGGACTGGATTTCCGGAAGCATGGAAAAGATGTATCCCCTGAAAAATTTCAGGGATGATGACAGACCATCGGCCCGGAGGGATGAGGCTGAAGTTCTGGATGACGCTACATTGAAAGAACTGTTCGCCGGAAGCAAGGATCTGCCGGACGTACAGGCCCGTCCTCTGG
It includes:
- a CDS encoding thiamine pyrophosphate-dependent enzyme — protein: MVKYKKPEAFYDTFERKGSGQKVTHYCPGCGHGTVHKLLAELIQEMGIKDKTVMLSPVGCSVFAYYYFDTGNIQCSHGRAPAVGTGVKRVHDDSVVISYQGDGDLAGIGTTEIIHAANRGENMTVVFINNAIYGMTGGQMAPTTLQGQKTATTPRGRDLLNDGAPIGMAEVMDAIKTPVFIERVSVADYKHIRKTRKALQKGLQNQIDKKGFSFIEILSPCPINWKMGAVEARDWISGSMEKMYPLKNFRDDDRPSARRDEAEVLDDATLKELFAGSKDLPDVQARPLEEDQLVKISGFGGQGVLSAGILLANCAITEGLNATWLPSYGPEMRGERQMPA